CGACGGCCTCGGCCTTCTTGCCGGAGAGGAAGAGGCGGGTCACCTCGTCGACCACGTCGCCGTAGCCCATCCGGCGGTACAGATCGGCGTGGAAGTTCTTCTCCTTGGCGCCCATCCCGCCCACGTACAGGGCGGCGGACGGGCGATAACGATCGAGAGCGGCGGCGACATCGTCGGTGATCACGCACTGAGCGTTCGCGGCGATCTCGAAGGTCTCGCGCGTCCGTCGAGCACCTGGCCTCGCGAAGCCCTCGTCGAGCCAGCCGTTGAACATGGGCGAGATGCGCGGCGTGTAGAACACGGCGAGCCAACCGTCGGCGATCTCGGCCGTCTGCGCGACGTTCTTCGGCCCTTCGGCGCCGAGCCAGATCGGGACGTCTGCACGTAGCGGATGTGTGATCGGCTTGAGCGGCTTGCCGAGACCGGTGACGCCGGGCCCCTCCGCGAGCGGCAGCGGGTAATGCGGGCCGTCGTTGCGAACGGCGCCCTCCCGAGCGAGCACGTCCCTTACGACCTGGACGTATTCGCGAGTGCGGGCCAGCGGTTTCGCGAACGGCTGGCCGTACCAGCCTTCGACGACCTGCGGACCTGACACACCGAGACCGATCACATGCCGACCGCCCGACAGATGATCGAGCGTCAGGGCCGCCATGGCCAGCGACGTCGGCGGACGCGCCGACAACTGTGCAACGGCGGTCCCGAGCCGAACACGTGATGTCTGCGAACCCCACCACGCGAGCGGTGTATAGCAGTCCGAACCCCATGACTCCGCGGTGAACACCGAGTCGAAGCCCGCCGCTTCCGCCGCGACGACCAGTTCCGCCGCGTTCGGGATCGGGCCCGCGCCCCAGTAGCCGAGTTGCAGACCAAGTTTCACGCGCACACCTCTCCAAAGGATTCCTTGCCAGCAATACTAGAACGTGTTCTACTTCGAAGGTGACCAATAGTGCAGAAACCACGAGCCCCGAAGTAGCGGTGCCCGACCCGGAGTCGGTGATCCTGTCCGCCGAGCTGAAGAACTCCTTCGACTACACGAGGTCTCTCGGCCCCGTCCTGTCGCAGTTCGCCCTCGCACTGCGCGACGGTCGAATCGTCGGTAGCCGCGGATCCGACGGCCGAGTCAGCGTCCCGCCGACGGAATTCGATCCGACGACGGGCGCTGCGACGTCCGACATCGTCGAGGTCGCCGCCGTCGGAACTGTCCAGAGTTGGACGTGGCAGCCGTCGCCGTCACCCGAGCAGCCCCTGGACCAACCGTTCGCGTGGGCCCTGATCAAGCTCGACGGCGCCGACACCGCGCTGCTGCACGCCGTCTCCGCGGATACGGCATCCGAGCTGAGCACCGGCGCACGTGTTCACGCCGTCTGGCGTGAGGTCCGCACCGGCCGCATCGACGACATCTCACACTTCGCCGTCGGCGACGCGGCGTCGCAGGCCACGCCGTCCGACGGCGAGTCGATCGCCGACGCCGCCGGCAACGTCGTCATCACCACTCCCATCGGCATGACCGTCAAGCACACCGCCACCGAGTCTGAGTCCTGGTACCTCGAGGGCCTCAAGGCGGGCAAGCTCATCGGCGGACGTGTGGAGACCGGCGAGGTGTACTTCCCGCCGCGCGTGGTCTCGCCGGCCGACGGCTCGCTGACCACCGAACGCGTCGAGCTCCCCGACACCGGCACGATCACCACGTTCTGCATCGTCAACGTGCCGTTCCTCGGCCAGCAGATCAAGCCGCCGTATGTCGCGGCCTATGTGCTGCTCGACGGCGCCGACATCCCGTTCCTGCACCTGATCCTCGACGTCGAGGCGTCGGAGGTCCGAATGGGCATGCGCGTGAAGGCCGTCTGGCGGCCCGAGGAGGAGTGGGACCACACCCTGCGCAACGTCAGCCACTTCGCACCGAGCGGCGAACCCGACGCCGACTTCGAGTCGTACCGAAACCACCTGTGACCCGCGAGAGGAGAGAAAAACACATGAGCACGAACTTCCCGCGGATCGCGGTGGTGGGCTTCGCCCACAGCGCGAACGTCCCGGAGAGCACCGGCACCACCAACGGTGTCGAGATGCTGATCCCCTGCTTCGACAAGCTGTACGCCGACCTCGGCATCAGCCGCACCGACATCGACTTCTGGTGCAGCGGCTCGTCCGACTACCTGGCAGGCCGCGCGTTCTCGTTCATCTCGGCCATCGACGCCATCGGCGCAGTTCCGCCGATCAACGAGTCGCACGTCGAGATGGACGCCGCCTGGGCCCTCTACGAGGCCTGGGTCAAGATCGCCACCGGGGAGGTCGACCTCGCCCTCGCCTACGGCTTCGGCAAGTCGTCCGCAGGCGACATGGACCAGGTCCTCGCCCTGCAGACCGACCCGTACACCGTCGCTCCTCTGTGGCCCGACGCACCGTCGCTCGCCGGACTGCAGGCGCGCGCGGGCATCGATGCCGGCGCGTGGTCGGAGGCCGACATGGCGGCCGTCGCCGCCCGCGCCACCGGTGCGAACGTAGACGAGCTGCTCACCGCCGAGTACGTCCGCGAACCGTTGCGCGGAAGCGACATCGCACCGTACGCCGACGCCGCCGCGGCGATCGTCCTCGCCAGCGAGGAGCGGGCACGCGAACTCGTCGAGAATCCTGCGTGGATCACCGGCTGGGATCACCGGATCGACACCCCGAACTTCGGGGCACGCGACCTCACCCGGTCACCGTCGACCAAGCTGGCGGGCGACACCGTCTTCGGCGACCGCAGCCGTGACGTGGATGTCGCCGAGATCCATGCGCCGTACACGCATCAGGAACTGATCATCCGCAACGAGCTCGGCCTCGGAGAGCGCACGCAGATCAACCCGTCCGGCGGGGTCATGGGCGGCAACGCCCTGTTCTCAGCCGGCCTGCAGCGGATCGGCTACGCCGCCCACGCGATCCACACCGGTCAGGCGCGCACCGCATTGGCGCACGCCACCAGCGGACCCCTGCTGCAACAGAACATGGTCGTCACTCTGGAAGGCGGAGACAACTGATGGGCCGCAATCGCGCCGCCGTGCTGGGCACGGGGCAGACGAAGTACGTCGCCAAGCGCAACGACGTGACCATGGCGGGCATGTGCCGTGAAGCCATCGATCGCGCCTTGGCCGACGCGCAGGTGAGTCTGGACGACATCGACGCCATCGTCATCGGAAAGGCCCCCGACCTGTTCGAGGGTTCGATGATGCCGGAACTCGCGATGGCCGAGGCCATCGGAGCCGTCGGCAAGCGACTGATCCGTGTCCACACGGCGGGCTCGGTCGGAGCTTCGACAGCCGTCGTCGGAACGTCGCTGGTCACCAGTGGTGTGCACCGCCGCGTCCTGGCAGTTTCGTGGGAGAAGCAGTCCGAGTCGAACGCCATGTGGGCGCTGTCTATTCCGGTGCCGTTCACGATGCCGGTCGGCGCGGGCGCGGGCGGGTTCTTCGCACCGCACGTCCGCTCGTATATCCACAACTCGAAGGCGCCCGGACACATCGGTGCGATGGTCGCCGCCAAGGACCGCCTCAACGGTTCGCTGAACCCGCTGGCACACCTGCAGCAGCCCGACATCACCGTCGAGTCGGTCCTCGCCTCGCAGATGCTGTGGGATCCGATCCGCTTCGACGAGACGTGCCCGTCGTCCGACGGCGCCTGTGCGGTGGTGATCGCCGATGAGGCCGCCGCCGACGACGCGATCGCCGAGGGTCGACCGGCCGCGTGGATTCATGCGACCGCCATGCGCACTGAGCCGCTGTCGTACGCACACCGCAACGTCGTCAGCCCGCAGGCCGGACGGGACGCCTCTGCCGCCCTGTGGAAAGCCGCGGGCATCACCAATCCCCTCGAAGAGATCGACACCGCCGAAATCTACGTGCCGTTCTCCTGGTTCGAGCCGATGTGGCTCGAGAACCTGGGCTTCATGCCCGAGTACGAGGGTTGGAAGCTGACGGAGGCCGGCGACACCGCGATCGGCGGAAAACTGCCGGTCAACGCATCGGGCGGCGTGCTGTCGTCCAACCCGATCGGCGCGTCAGGAATGATCCGCTGCGCCGAAGCCGCCATTCAGGTGATGGGCAAGGCCGGGGCACACCAGGTCGCGGATGCCCGCAAGGCCTTCGGCCACGCCTACGGCGGCGGATCGCAGTACTTCTCGATGTGGGTGGTCGGCGCGGATAAGCCGGAGCACTAGGCCCTCGACTCCGCTCGGGGAGCAGGAAGTGCATGACGCGCGGCGTCGGAGTTCAGGCTCCGGCGCCGCGCGTCATCACGTTCTCGATCGATGTGATGAGGGAGCGGACGGCAAAAGCGACGTCGTCACCCGCCTCCGTGAGCTGATACACCGGGTGGCCCGGACTGTCAGCAGGGACGCTTCGAACCACGAGGTGGTCGTCGCACAGGGTCCGGAGCGTCTGGGTCAGCAGCCGGTCGCTGATGCCGTCCACTTGGCTGCGGATCTGGCCGAATCGCTGCGGGGTCCGTGTGAGGCGCCCGAGAACGAGGGCACCCCACTTGCCCGTGACGTGTTCGAACACACGACGCGACGGGCACGCCTTGGCGAAAACGTCGAACGGGAGGGCTGCGGACTCGGACACGCGGATCAATCTACGCCCTTGACTTGAACTTACAAAAGGTAAGTGATGAGATCATGGCATGAATCCGCTCAAGCACGCGCAGGGCCTGTCCACGGCGATCGCCCGCATCATCCTCGGCATCATCTTCCTGGCTCACGGCTGCCAGAAGTTCTTCGTCTACGGCATGGACAACGTCGCCACCAACTTCGACATGATGGGCGCGCCGTTCCCGACTCTCTCGGCGTGGATCGCCGCGATTCTCGAGTTCGTCGGCGGCATCGCCCTCATCGCGGGCATCGCTGTCCCGCTCTTCGCATTGCTTCTGATCTTCAACATGATCGGTGCGATCTTCATCGCCCACATCGACTTCGGCTTCTGGGCCGGCGACGGCGGCTACGAGCTCCCGCTGGCTCTCATCGCAGGCCTGATCGCCGTCGCGATCGCCCAGCAGGGTGTGCTCTCGGTCGACGGCCACCTCACCAAGCGATTCACCCCTTCACAGAAGTAGCGCCCCCGCGACAACAGCGAAGCCCCGCCCATTCGTCCGAATGGGCGGGGCTCCGTTGTACGGACCTCAGTGTGGGTCAAGCCTTGCGCAGCGACTTCATCGTCGCTTCGACCTCCCAGAACGCGCGGAGGGCGAGTAGATCGCCGTTCGCGTCGGCCTTGTAGGTGAAGACGCCTTCAGCCTCGGAGATGTGCCCCGCGATGTGAGTGACGATCTTGCCGATGTACGCCACTTCGTTGCCGCAGATCACCTCTTTGTCGAAGAGGAACTCGAGCTTCTCGGTGGTGCCGATCGTCTTGTCCCAGAACGCGGACAATCCGTCCGCGCCTCGGTGACCGACACCTTCCTCGTCGAACATCGACGGCCCGACGGGATCCTCGACGGATCCGTCGACGGCGAAATTCGCCAGCCACGCGGCCTTGTCGCGGGCCTCGACCGCTTCACGCGACCGACGTCCGGCGAGTACCGCGGGATGATTCTCGCGGTCGATGTTCAGGTACGCCGGGGTCGTCACGACATCACCTCGGTTCCTGGGCGCGAAGCGTTCACGACTTTGTGCCGTAGTCGACCTGGAGTTCCTTGATGCCGTTGATCCAGCCGTGGCGAAGACGGTTCGGCTCAGCCAGCTTGGTGATGTCCGGCACCATGTCGGCGAGGGCATTGAACATCAGGTTGATCTCCATGCGAGCCAGGTTGGCGCCGATGCAGAAGTGTGTGCCGTTGCCGCCGAAGCCGACGTGCGGGTTCGGGTCGCGCAGGATGTTGAAGGTGTACGGGTCCTCGAAGATGTCTTCGTCGTAGTTCGCCGAACCGTAGAACAGACCGACGCGCTGACCTGCCTTGATCTCCTGGCCGCCGACGACGGTGTCACGGACAGCGGTGCGCTGGAAGCAGTTGACGGGCGTCGCCCAGCGGACGATCTCGTCGACCGCCGTCGCGGGACGCTCCTTCTTGAACAGCTCCCACTGGTCCGGGTTGTCGAGGAAGGCGTTGATGCCGTGCGTGATCGCGTTACGCGTGGTCTCGTTGCCCGCAACCGTCAGCAGGATGAAGAAGAAGCCGAACTCGGCCTCGGTGAGTCCCGCGCCGTCGATGTCGGCTTCGACGAGCTGGGTGACGATGTCGTCGGCCGGGCACTTGCGACGCTCTTCGGCCATGTTGTAGCCGTAGCCGAGGATCTCCATGTTCGCAGTGAGCGGGTCGATCTCGAAGTCGGGATCGTCGCCGTTCATCATTGCGTTCGACCAGTCGAACAGCTTGACGCGGTCCTCTTCCGGGACGCCGAGGAGGTCGGCGATCGCCAGGAGCGGCAGGTCGACGGCGACCTGCTCGACGAAGTCGCCGCTGCCGGCTTCCGCCGCCTTGCGGACGATCTCGCGTGCCGCGTCGTCGAGCTTCTCTTCGAGCGCGTGCACCGCCTTCGGAGTGAACGCACGCGACACGATCTTGCGCAGGCGGGTGTGCTCCGGCGGATCGTGGTTGATCAGAAGAGCCTTGGTGACGTCGATCTGTTCTGCCGGCATCTCGTCGTCGAAACGCATGATGACGCCGTTGGCGTTCGCCGACCAGTCTTCCGCGTTCTTGGAGATCTCACGGATGTCGTCGAGCTTGGACACCACCCAGTAGCCGCCGTCGTGGAAGCCGCCGCCCTTGCCGGGAAGCTGCGCGTTCCACCACACGGGAGCGGTCTTGCGGAGCTCCGCGAACTCCTTGACCGGCAGACCCTGCTGCAACATGTCGGGGTTGGTGAAATCCCAACCCTCTTGATGCATGAACGGGCACTTACCCGCTGATTCCTGGGACGAGCCCGCCGCATCGATGTCCTGTGCCTGGGTCACGCCATCACCTCATTCCAAAGGTCGCGGGTCTCGCCCCTGTCAACGAGAACCCGTTACAATTTGCTGTAGGTCACACTCTGCCACACTGGATAGACGCGAACAAGAACTTGTTCTAGTTTTGACGCAGATAGTCTTTCAGAGAAGAGGTCCTGTCATGGGTGTACCCGTCATCGTCGAAGCCGCACGCACGCCGATCGGCAAGCGCAACGGCTGGCTGTCCGGCCTGCACGCCGCCGAGATCCTCGGCGCGGCACAGCGCGGCGTCATCGATCGCGCCGGCATCGACCCGGCGCTCGTCGAGCAGGTCGTCGGCGGCTGCGTGATGCAGGTCGGCGAGCAGGGGAACAACGTCACCCGGACCGCATGGCTGCATGCCGGACTCCCCTGGCAGACGGGCGCCACCACCATCGACTGCCAGTGCGGTTCGGCCCAGCAGGCCAACCACATGATCGCCGGGCTGATCGCGTCGGGCGCCATCGACGTCGGCATCGCCTGCGGTATCGAAGCGATGTCGCACGTTCCGCTCGGCGCCAACGTCGGCACCGACGCCGGGCCCCGCCGACCGGAGTCGTGGGACATCGACATGCCCAACCAGTTCGACGCCGCCGAGCGAATCGCCAAGCGCCGCGGTATCACCCGGGCCGACGTCGACGCCCTCGGCGTCGCCTCGCAGGCCAACGCCAAGCGTGCATGGGACGAAGGTCGCTTCGATCGCGAAGTCCTGTCCGTCAAGGCCCCCGAGCGCACCAAGGACGGCCAGCTCACGGGCGCGATCCTCGATGTGAACCGTGACCAGGGCCTCCGCGAGACGACCCTCGAGTCACTCGGCAATCTCAAGCCCGTCCTCGAAGGCGGCATTCACACCGCGGGCACGTCGTCGCAGATCTCCGACGGCGCCGCCGCCGTCCTGATCATGGACGAGGAGAAGGCGAAGTCCCTCGGCCTGCGTCCCCGCGCCCGCATCAAGAGCCAGGCCCTCGTCGGAGCCGAGCCGTACTACCACCTCGACGGCCCCGTGCAGTCGACCGAGCGGGTGCTCGCCAAGACCGGCATGAGCATGAACGACATCGACGTCGTCGAGATCAACGAAGCCTTCGCATCAGTCGTCCTCAGCTGGGCCCAGGTCCACAACGCCGACATGTCGAAGGTGAACGTCAACGGCGGCGCCATCGCCCTCGGCCACCCTGTCGGCAGCACCGGCTCGCGCCTGATCACCACTGCGCTGCACGAGCTCGAGCGGTCCGACAAGCAGCACGCGCTGATCACCATGTGTGCGGGCGGCGCTCTGTCGACTGCCACCATCATCGAGCGCATCTGACCTCATGGATGCCAACGCCCGCCCGGCGCAGCTTGATTCACCGATCGTCGGGCGAATCATCAAGATCGCGTCGCGCCTCAACACGCGGCTGTACAAGCTGACCGGCGGGCGTCTCGGCGGAACGTGGCGGGTCGGTGCGGCGCTCAAGAAGCCGACGCCGGTCTGCCTGCTCACGAGCACCGGCCGCAAGTCTGGCGAGGCCCGCACAGTTCCGCTCCTCTATCTGACCGACGGCGGCGACATCGTGGTGGTCGCATCGCAGGGTGGGCTGCCGAAGAATCCGGCGTGGTTCTACAACGTTCGCGCCGATCCGTCGGTGCAGATCCAAATCGGCTCCGACACAAGGCCGTACACCGCGCGTATCGCCGGCGACGCCGAACGCGCCGAGCTGTGGCCCCGTCTGGTGCAGCTGTACGCAGACTTCGACACCTACGCGGCGTGGACCGACCGCGTGATCCCGGTGGTCATCTGCTCTCCGGCCTGACATCCGCGGGCCAATGGCGCTGAGATTGCTCCGCTCATCGACGCACGAGGGCATATTGCCCTCGCAACCTGATGAGCGGTGCTATTTCAGCACTACGGCCGTGGGATGAATGCGTGCGCCTGCGCGCGCTGAGTTCGTGACGCCTGCGGGTTCAAGTCCCCGACCCATGGCGGGTAGACCCGGAATCCACGCTTGCCCGAGGACCGGGCTCCCGAGGTGACGCCGAGCCGAACGAGATGATCGGCGGTGAACCGGAACACTCCGTGGTGTTCGCCGTCGTCGACGAAGACGATCAGCCCTGCTACCGCTTCGTCTGCGGGGAAGGGCTCGGTGCCGCCGTCTGCCGCACGCCTCCAGACCGAGACGAACGCTCCAGGCTTCGTCGGCGTGATCCGAGCCGTCCGTACTCGCCACACCTCGGCCCCGATCCGCGCGATCCGACCGGCGTAGTCGAGATTCGTCTCGTCCGGTGTCAGGGTGACGTCGTCCCCGAAGTACCAGAAGTCACCCACGTCGGGCCGACGACGGATTCAAGATCGAGACCGTTCCGTCTTCTGAGCCGAGGACCAGCGAATGCTTGTCGGGAGTCAGTGCCACCGAGGTGATCGGACGGCCCGCGTTCACAGTGCAGCGCTTGCCCGTCGGCAGATCGACGACGATCAACTGGCCGGTGGTGGTGGCCGCGGCGATCGTGCGGTCGCCCACGAGCGCGATGTCGTCGACGACGCCGGGCACCGGCGAAGTCAGGTCGGCCGCGGTGCTCACCTTGCTCGGATCGTCGAGCGGAATACGCAGGACACGGCCGGTGAGACTCTGCGTCATCGTCGCGTAGGCCGCTCCACCACTGATCACGATGCCGTTCATGCCAGTTCCGTTCACCGTTGTGTTCGGTGCGAGATTCTTGGGTGCACGGGCAGTCCAACTGTGGTCGATCGAACCGTTCTTGCGTACCTTGACCACGCCGAGGTTCGAGTCGGCGACATACATGGTTCCGTCGTGAGTGATCGCCATACCGTTCGGCATTCCGAGGCCGCGCGCGACAGTACGCGCCGTCGGCTTCGTCGACGTCGGATCGAACGACACGACGCGGCCGCGGAGCGGTAGGCCCGGAATCATGTTGATCGTGGTGTCCCCCGACGTCACGTACATCAGACCGTCCGGGCCGAGGCGGACCGCTCCGGGTGAATCGACACGAACCGTCCCCGTCTTACCGCCCCGGGCGTCGTACCGTTCGACGACGTTCTGCTGCACCCTCGAGACCCACAGGCTCCCGGCTTTGTCGTAGCCGAGGTTCTCCACCCAACTCAGCAGCGGGACAGGCGCCGGAATGAGTGTGCGGACGGTCGACGTCGTGCAGGCCGGCGACGCCGCTGCCGACGGCGCCACCACCGTCGCCGCAGCCATCCCCGCTACCAGTACTGATGCCGCAATCGACTTCCGCATGCCGTCCCCTTCGTCGCCGTCGACCCGAAAGGACTGTACTGCGCCCGACACACCCCCGCACGCGCGAAGGGCGTCTAGCCGAACATGCCAGGATCAGGCGAAAGAGCTTCTCCGCGGTAGTGCCGAAGTTCGGTCTCAGCCGACCGACCGGCCGTGGCCTTCCCAGAACTGAGCGCGCAGGGCCTTCTTGTCGGGCTTGCCGAGCGCAGTGAGCGGGAGCGCATCGGCGAAGACGACCTGCTTGGGCGATTGGACCGCGCCCTTGCGGCCCTTGACCGCCGACTGCACCGCGGCGGCGACTGCGGCCTTCGCGTCTTCGGACGAGTCGGCATCGGGACGCAGCACCACGACGGCAGTGACGGCCTCTCCCCACTTCTCGTCGGGAACACCGATCACACCGACCTGAGCAACCGACGGGTGTTCTGCGATCACGTCCTCCACTTCGCGGGGGAAGACGTTGAATCCGCCGGTCACGATCATGTCCTTGGTGCGGTCGACGATGAACCAGAAACCGTCCTCGTCTTCGCGCGCCACATCGCCAGTGTGGAGCCAGCCGTCGCGGAACGTCTCGGCTGTCTGCTCGGGAAGCCCGAGGTAGCCACCGGCGAGCAGCGGACCGGACACACAGATCTCGCCCGGCTCGCCCTGCGCGACAGGTTCGCCATTCGGTCCGGCGAGCTTGGTCCGAAGGAACGCCGAGGGCCGGCCACAGCTTCCGAGCCGGGCCTTGTCGTGCTCGTCCTTGCGCAGGTAGCTGATGACCATCGGACTCTCGGACTGGCCGTAGTACTGCGCGAAGATCGGTCCGAAACGCTCGATCGCCTCCGCGAGACGGACCGGATTGATGGGAGAAGCACCGTAGTAGACGGTTTCCAGAGACGACAGGTCACGAGTCTGGGCGTCGGGGTGATCCATCAGCGCGTACAGCATCGACGGAACGAGCATCGTGGCCGTGATCCGTTCACGTTCGATGGTGGCCAGGACCTCGGCCGGGTCGAACTTGGCGAGCACGATCATCGTGCCGCCCTTGATCAGCGTCGGCACGAAGAAGGCCGCTCCCGCATGCGACAGAGGTGTGCACATCAGGAACCGCGGACGCTCAGGCCACTCCCACTCGGCCAGCTGAATCTGTGTCATCGTCGACATCGCACGAGCCGTTCCGACGACACCCTTCGGCTTCCCGGTGGTTCCGCCGGTGTAGGTGATGGACACGACGTGCTCGGGATCGAGGACTTTCGCAGTCAGCGGCTGGACCGGATACTCGGCCGCAGCGGCGATCACGTCGACGGCCGATCCGACAAGAGCGTCCGGAACGGGTCCGAGCGTCAGGATCTGCGTGAGGCTGTCGACCTTCTCCAGAAGCGCGACGGCGCGTTCTACGAACATCGGAACCG
This genomic window from Gordonia sp. PDNC005 contains:
- a CDS encoding LLM class F420-dependent oxidoreductase, encoding MKLGLQLGYWGAGPIPNAAELVVAAEAAGFDSVFTAESWGSDCYTPLAWWGSQTSRVRLGTAVAQLSARPPTSLAMAALTLDHLSGGRHVIGLGVSGPQVVEGWYGQPFAKPLARTREYVQVVRDVLAREGAVRNDGPHYPLPLAEGPGVTGLGKPLKPITHPLRADVPIWLGAEGPKNVAQTAEIADGWLAVFYTPRISPMFNGWLDEGFARPGARRTRETFEIAANAQCVITDDVAAALDRYRPSAALYVGGMGAKEKNFHADLYRRMGYGDVVDEVTRLFLSGKKAEAVAAVPDEMVRETMLVGTKDQVREQIKEWEASGVTTLMVTARDADTIRELATLV
- a CDS encoding OB-fold nucleic acid binding domain-containing protein, coding for MTNSAETTSPEVAVPDPESVILSAELKNSFDYTRSLGPVLSQFALALRDGRIVGSRGSDGRVSVPPTEFDPTTGAATSDIVEVAAVGTVQSWTWQPSPSPEQPLDQPFAWALIKLDGADTALLHAVSADTASELSTGARVHAVWREVRTGRIDDISHFAVGDAASQATPSDGESIADAAGNVVITTPIGMTVKHTATESESWYLEGLKAGKLIGGRVETGEVYFPPRVVSPADGSLTTERVELPDTGTITTFCIVNVPFLGQQIKPPYVAAYVLLDGADIPFLHLILDVEASEVRMGMRVKAVWRPEEEWDHTLRNVSHFAPSGEPDADFESYRNHL
- a CDS encoding thiolase domain-containing protein, which translates into the protein MSTNFPRIAVVGFAHSANVPESTGTTNGVEMLIPCFDKLYADLGISRTDIDFWCSGSSDYLAGRAFSFISAIDAIGAVPPINESHVEMDAAWALYEAWVKIATGEVDLALAYGFGKSSAGDMDQVLALQTDPYTVAPLWPDAPSLAGLQARAGIDAGAWSEADMAAVAARATGANVDELLTAEYVREPLRGSDIAPYADAAAAIVLASEERARELVENPAWITGWDHRIDTPNFGARDLTRSPSTKLAGDTVFGDRSRDVDVAEIHAPYTHQELIIRNELGLGERTQINPSGGVMGGNALFSAGLQRIGYAAHAIHTGQARTALAHATSGPLLQQNMVVTLEGGDN
- a CDS encoding thiolase domain-containing protein, with the translated sequence MGRNRAAVLGTGQTKYVAKRNDVTMAGMCREAIDRALADAQVSLDDIDAIVIGKAPDLFEGSMMPELAMAEAIGAVGKRLIRVHTAGSVGASTAVVGTSLVTSGVHRRVLAVSWEKQSESNAMWALSIPVPFTMPVGAGAGGFFAPHVRSYIHNSKAPGHIGAMVAAKDRLNGSLNPLAHLQQPDITVESVLASQMLWDPIRFDETCPSSDGACAVVIADEAAADDAIAEGRPAAWIHATAMRTEPLSYAHRNVVSPQAGRDASAALWKAAGITNPLEEIDTAEIYVPFSWFEPMWLENLGFMPEYEGWKLTEAGDTAIGGKLPVNASGGVLSSNPIGASGMIRCAEAAIQVMGKAGAHQVADARKAFGHAYGGGSQYFSMWVVGADKPEH
- a CDS encoding helix-turn-helix domain-containing protein: MSESAALPFDVFAKACPSRRVFEHVTGKWGALVLGRLTRTPQRFGQIRSQVDGISDRLLTQTLRTLCDDHLVVRSVPADSPGHPVYQLTEAGDDVAFAVRSLITSIENVMTRGAGA
- a CDS encoding DoxX family protein gives rise to the protein MNPLKHAQGLSTAIARIILGIIFLAHGCQKFFVYGMDNVATNFDMMGAPFPTLSAWIAAILEFVGGIALIAGIAVPLFALLLIFNMIGAIFIAHIDFGFWAGDGGYELPLALIAGLIAVAIAQQGVLSVDGHLTKRFTPSQK
- a CDS encoding nuclear transport factor 2 family protein; this encodes MTTPAYLNIDRENHPAVLAGRRSREAVEARDKAAWLANFAVDGSVEDPVGPSMFDEEGVGHRGADGLSAFWDKTIGTTEKLEFLFDKEVICGNEVAYIGKIVTHIAGHISEAEGVFTYKADANGDLLALRAFWEVEATMKSLRKA
- a CDS encoding cytochrome P450 — protein: MHQEGWDFTNPDMLQQGLPVKEFAELRKTAPVWWNAQLPGKGGGFHDGGYWVVSKLDDIREISKNAEDWSANANGVIMRFDDEMPAEQIDVTKALLINHDPPEHTRLRKIVSRAFTPKAVHALEEKLDDAAREIVRKAAEAGSGDFVEQVAVDLPLLAIADLLGVPEEDRVKLFDWSNAMMNGDDPDFEIDPLTANMEILGYGYNMAEERRKCPADDIVTQLVEADIDGAGLTEAEFGFFFILLTVAGNETTRNAITHGINAFLDNPDQWELFKKERPATAVDEIVRWATPVNCFQRTAVRDTVVGGQEIKAGQRVGLFYGSANYDEDIFEDPYTFNILRDPNPHVGFGGNGTHFCIGANLARMEINLMFNALADMVPDITKLAEPNRLRHGWINGIKELQVDYGTKS
- a CDS encoding steroid 3-ketoacyl-CoA thiolase, giving the protein MGVPVIVEAARTPIGKRNGWLSGLHAAEILGAAQRGVIDRAGIDPALVEQVVGGCVMQVGEQGNNVTRTAWLHAGLPWQTGATTIDCQCGSAQQANHMIAGLIASGAIDVGIACGIEAMSHVPLGANVGTDAGPRRPESWDIDMPNQFDAAERIAKRRGITRADVDALGVASQANAKRAWDEGRFDREVLSVKAPERTKDGQLTGAILDVNRDQGLRETTLESLGNLKPVLEGGIHTAGTSSQISDGAAAVLIMDEEKAKSLGLRPRARIKSQALVGAEPYYHLDGPVQSTERVLAKTGMSMNDIDVVEINEAFASVVLSWAQVHNADMSKVNVNGGAIALGHPVGSTGSRLITTALHELERSDKQHALITMCAGGALSTATIIERI
- a CDS encoding nitroreductase family deazaflavin-dependent oxidoreductase, giving the protein MDANARPAQLDSPIVGRIIKIASRLNTRLYKLTGGRLGGTWRVGAALKKPTPVCLLTSTGRKSGEARTVPLLYLTDGGDIVVVASQGGLPKNPAWFYNVRADPSVQIQIGSDTRPYTARIAGDAERAELWPRLVQLYADFDTYAAWTDRVIPVVICSPA
- a CDS encoding MepB family protein, which gives rise to MGDFWYFGDDVTLTPDETNLDYAGRIARIGAEVWRVRTARITPTKPGAFVSVWRRAADGGTEPFPADEAVAGLIVFVDDGEHHGVFRFTADHLVRLGVTSGARSSGKRGFRVYPPWVGDLNPQASRTQRAQAHAFIPRP
- the fadD8 gene encoding fatty-acid--CoA ligase FadD8, whose amino-acid sequence is MSGEQSVLAADQLLHTPVHLGDLMVAALKRHANSPVLQLGDVELTGRQMADAISQYVQACEALGSGTGTAVGLLALNRPEVLFVIGAGQTQGWRRTALHPLGSLDDHAYVLSDAGVSTLIIDPVPMFVERAVALLEKVDSLTQILTLGPVPDALVGSAVDVIAAAAEYPVQPLTAKVLDPEHVVSITYTGGTTGKPKGVVGTARAMSTMTQIQLAEWEWPERPRFLMCTPLSHAGAAFFVPTLIKGGTMIVLAKFDPAEVLATIERERITATMLVPSMLYALMDHPDAQTRDLSSLETVYYGASPINPVRLAEAIERFGPIFAQYYGQSESPMVISYLRKDEHDKARLGSCGRPSAFLRTKLAGPNGEPVAQGEPGEICVSGPLLAGGYLGLPEQTAETFRDGWLHTGDVAREDEDGFWFIVDRTKDMIVTGGFNVFPREVEDVIAEHPSVAQVGVIGVPDEKWGEAVTAVVVLRPDADSSEDAKAAVAAAVQSAVKGRKGAVQSPKQVVFADALPLTALGKPDKKALRAQFWEGHGRSVG